The Elusimicrobia bacterium HGW-Elusimicrobia-1 genome includes the window GTCATTACCGTCGGAGGGGGAGTCGGAGTGGCGGAGGTTTATCCGGTATCGAAGGCGCTTAAAGCCGCCGGCAACCGCGTAGTTTCCGTGATAGGCGCGCGCTCAAAAAATCTGCTCATACTCGAAAAGGAAATGCGGGCCGTAACCGATAATCTCTACGTTGCCACCGACGACGGTTCGTACGGAATCAAAGGAAACGTGGGCGACATTTTAAAAGACCTGATAGTAAACATCCGCCCCGATTTGGTCTACGCCATAGGGCCTGTCCCGATGATGCGGGCGGTGTCCGATATTACCAAAGTGCACGATGTTAAAACTCTCGTCAGCTTGAATCCCATTATGGTCGACGGCACGGGGATGTGCGGCGCCTGCAGGATAAATGTGGGCGGGCAAACCAGATTTTCGTGCGTGGACGGTCCGGAGTTCGACGCGCACGAGGTCGATTGGGACGAACTTTCGATGCGGCTGCGACTGTTCAAAATCGAGGAAGCCCGCTCGATTGACCACTATTGCCGTCTCAAAGCGCTTAAAACATCCAGGGAAAAGAACGTAAGCATAGAGTGAACCGACGATGAAACGAGTAGAAATGAAGGAGCGCGCCCCGCTTGAGCGCGCGAAGGACTTTAACCCCGTCACACTCGGGTACACCAAAGAGGAAGCCGTAAAAGAGGCGTCCAGGTGCATCCAGTGCAAAAACCCTCTGTGCGTCGAAGGGTGTCCCGTCGGTATACGAATTCCCGAGTTCATAAAAAAACTCTCGGAAGACGACTTCGCCGGAGCCGTTCGAGTGCTCAAAGACACAAATGATTTGCCGGCGATATGCGGCCGCGTCTGCCCGCAGGAGACCCAGTGCGAAGCGCGCTGTATCATAGGCAAAAAAGGCCAGCCGGTCGCCATAGGCGACCTTGAGCGTTTCGTCGGGGATTGGGCGATAGGCGCGGGAATGTCCGCCGGCGAAAGCGTTTCCAAACAAAAGAGACCCAAAGGCCGCAAGGCAGCCATAATAGGTTCCGGACCCGCGGGATTGACTTGCGCCGGCAATCTGGCTAAGGCGGGACTGGACGTAACGGTGTTTGAATCGCTCCATCTTTTCGGAGGGGTATTGCGTTACGGGATACCCGAATTCCGTCTGCCGGGCAGGATAATAGAATCGGAATTAAGATACCTGAAGTCGCTGGGCATAAACTTTGTTTCAAACGTCCTCGTCGGAAGAACTCTTACCATAGACGAGATAATGAAAGAGTACGGCCTTATCTTCATCGGTACGGGCGCGGGGCTGCCGAATTTTCTGGGCGTTCCCGGCGAAAATTTCAATCACATATATTCCGCCAACGAGTTTCTCGTGCGGTTGAATATGATGCACGCGTTCGATTTTCCGCAATACGATACTCCGATTTACATAGGCAAGAAAGTCGTGGTGGTGGGAGGGGGAAACACCGCCATGGATGCGGCCCGCTCCGCGCTGCGGCTCGGCGCCGAGGAAGTAACGCTCGTTTATCGCAGGTCGGAAAATGAAATGCTTGCCCGCCGTGTCGAAATCGCGCACGCGCGGGAAGAGGG containing:
- a CDS encoding ferredoxin-NADP reductase translates to MFEILSKKTLADGIRRIVVNAPYAARKARAGQFVVIMLSEYGERIPLTIVETDGDSLTLIFQEAGKTTMELGALKTGDKLADVLGPLGQPTVIEDFGRVITVGGGVGVAEVYPVSKALKAAGNRVVSVIGARSKNLLILEKEMRAVTDNLYVATDDGSYGIKGNVGDILKDLIVNIRPDLVYAIGPVPMMRAVSDITKVHDVKTLVSLNPIMVDGTGMCGACRINVGGQTRFSCVDGPEFDAHEVDWDELSMRLRLFKIEEARSIDHYCRLKALKTSREKNVSIE
- the gltA gene encoding glutamate synthase (NADPH), homotetrameric translates to MKRVEMKERAPLERAKDFNPVTLGYTKEEAVKEASRCIQCKNPLCVEGCPVGIRIPEFIKKLSEDDFAGAVRVLKDTNDLPAICGRVCPQETQCEARCIIGKKGQPVAIGDLERFVGDWAIGAGMSAGESVSKQKRPKGRKAAIIGSGPAGLTCAGNLAKAGLDVTVFESLHLFGGVLRYGIPEFRLPGRIIESELRYLKSLGINFVSNVLVGRTLTIDEIMKEYGLIFIGTGAGLPNFLGVPGENFNHIYSANEFLVRLNMMHAFDFPQYDTPIYIGKKVVVVGGGNTAMDAARSALRLGAEEVTLVYRRSENEMLARRVEIAHAREEGVKFMLLTQPVEFLGNEKGFVRAMECVKMELCRPDDAGRCSVKPVAGSNFIIPVDMVIVAVGLLPNPVVPSLTPELKTDGHGYLVVDSDLMTAVPGIFAGGDIVGGDTVIEAMGMAKKASEAMLRYAADK